The genomic region CTTCCCCTTATGGTCGAAATGCGTGCACATGTAGACCATGCGATTGCCCGTGGCAGTATGTTGAAAGCGCGCGACGGTAACAATCCTTGGGAATGCGGCATCCCATCCCCTGGAACCAGCTTTCTCGGGCGTATCGCTCAGCCAGTatgttttcttgtcttcaatATTCCAAACAGAAGGACGGTAGAAAATTGGGGAGAATTCATCACTTTGGCCGCCCCTGCGTCCTATACCATAGTAGTCCCACTCGCTTCCCAGATCTTGCTGGATGTCTTGAATTTGCGGATACAATGCTTCTTGCATGCATACGATGGATTCCGGTCTTCCAGATGTTTCGTAGTTGATTTGGGCTGTTAAGCGTGGACGACGAACGGGCCATAATTCCTCGCCCCATTGGGGCTTTTTTGGTGCGAGGCGAATGTTGTAAGTGATAAGTCGAACATCAGTGCTTCGAGATAGAGGCGCCGCAGCCGCAAACGCAGCAGAGAGAATAAGAGATGAAAGCTTCATTTCGGGTTTATTGCGATGTTTTGTGGATGAGAGAGAGAACCCCGTATGAGGGCTTTTGATCCCCAGCGGCTTTATGGTCGGTTTGATTTTTGGTATGTTTGTGTGGATGCGGGTGACGCAGCTTTACAGTCGATGTTGTCACTGACAAGTCTCGGCAGCGACAACCAACAAACTGTAACGTTTATTGAGACTGATGCAATTTCCAGTTTCAACATAATGAATTGGGCCTTCGGGGGTGCCGGGACCTCTTGTAGGATACCGGCGGGAGGTTCGGGTTCACCCGCAAAGAATTCTATGACGATCACCAAGAACGAACAGCCAGTGAAATCAACAGTGCCTGTAGCCCGCTCGCAGCGTCGTACGTACGCAATGGGCGGGCCTCCGTGGCCCATGTACGGAGTAAGTGGCGTGCATTCGTCAGGTCCAAGATAAGCTTGGTTGGCTGTTGTTCTCATGGCTTGGTATTGGCTGAATCATTGGCATTGGGTTGCATCCCCCACAAGCCAACTAAGTTGGCACTATCTACTCCGTACCCGATCGACCCTtgtctaggtaggtaattcTTGCACGAGGCACTTTGTAGGCTCTTATTTGACGTTTTATTCACTATAACTCTAGGTagtctaggggaggaaagaaaactcaggacttTGATCCCAAATGgcaaaaagatttaggtagATCTGCATAAATGTAAGATATTCTTTAccgagtttattttaacacccCATATTAAGGTATAGTggtttcttgctccctgagggtaGTTACTGACTTGTATGTGCTGCAACTCTAGCATGATGCGCTATCACACCGTATCCTCTCAAGAGTTCCTCATGGTGTGGTCATGCATGATTCTGTTGGTCCAGTCAACGCTAACAGATAACACACATGGGCCTCGTCAGTGTTGTCTTACGGGCTCCGCAACATGCCAAGAGAATAAGCTCACAAATGATTGATAATCTTTGAGCAACGGGCATATTATTCTCTTGTTCGGTGCAAGCAGCGAGCATCGGAGTCAATCAGTCCCTGGCAAGAAACCCCTCCCAGAAACTCGGCGGTCCAATTGCAACCCATGTTGCATTTCTCATCCAAGTTTGCCCCCAGCTATAGACAGAATAAAGTTCACGCTATAAAGAGGAGAAATATGAGTGTATGTACAGTATATATGTACATATGTAGTTTCAAGCTCCCATGATTCAAGATGGCTGGTTCAGGTCTACAAGGTTATGCCAATCCCGAATTCATGATTCTTCCATACGTGCGCCAAGAGACGGGTCGGAAACAAGTACTGCACAGTTTGGCAAGGGATATGTCATGACCGCGGCAATACAAGGTAACCTAACTATGGGCATTGATGGCCATACTGGATTCGACTAACATAAGCTTCGCAAGGTAATGGTATCAGGTCGCTAGCCTTCATGGACATCGATAACGAAGCCAAAGCTCAAAGCAATCAACGGCTCAAATAAGTGCAAGGTCTTCTGAACACGCGTCAAATCATTCAATCGGACGGAGTTAAGACTTTTATGCAGTCAGCACCTTCTTACCTCACCTCAGGCGACGATCCTTCGTAGGAGTGCGCTGTTGGGCTAGCGAACACCCACTTACCGATGCCTCTTAATCGTACTCGGCGTATAGATAAAAGCCCCAACAGGTGGTTCAGTTTTCTCAAGAAAACAAAACTTTTTATATGGTATGGAGCATGCTCATATGCTTAAAAGCCCCACAAGGTGGCTCAAACTTTCCCTGAGCTTTTGACCCCTGTTCTAGAACGCCTTTTGTAAAGAGTGCGTGGAAGCTTTCAAGCGGGAACTGGGCTTCAAGCAACAAAACTTGGGCACATACTATTGTAAAACAAAGTGTTGGAACATATCTTCGTTGATCCATCGCAATGATTCAAGTTGAGATTTTATATGAGAGGCGTAAACTAACCTTCAACATGTTCATAACCCAACTTCAGGTCGGACGCAACCAGCCTCGCGATACCCTCATGCAGCAAGAGCTCTTGTAAAGGCCCGACTTTCGCCACCTTCAACAACCTTAGCCACGGGCATGAGATACGCATCTTCATATCCGCTATCTGCCTGCAGGTGCCGCACATATGCCTGTGCAACCTTGatccagctcttcttctcagtagCGCTCGATCCGCTTCCCTGCCAGACCCAAATAGCTCTTCTACcatcatcaagcaagaaaacatcgtCGCTTTCTAGATCATCATGCAATATGCGTTCGGCTTCCTTGACAAGACCGAACGAGAGTTGTCCCGATGCGTCACTGAGCCTGAATAGCTTCTTGGACGCTTTGTCAGTGGTGCGAGGAGTAAAGGGTTTCTTGCAGTGGAAGCCATCGCGGGGTGTTTCGTCATCGCCGCCGAGGAGATCGATAATTCGTCGGGATCGGGACTCGGTCTGTGCAATAACTTCGACTTCCGAGTGTTTTGCGACTGTCATATCGTGGACGATCTGAGctgcctttgccttctccATTGGACTACAATCCTTGCCCTGCCACACCCAGATCTTGTCACCAACATCCAAAACAAAGACATCCGTGTCGTCTAGGCTTGTCCATGTGGGCTCGACTTCGTGAACAACAAGTCCATTGGCGCCAGCAGCTGGGTTCTTAAACACACGCAGCAAGGTGAGCGTCTGCTTtggttcctcttcctcttccacgTGTCTGAACCCAGACTCAACTCCGCCAGACCGGATCGAAATTCGTGGGAACAGTGCTAGAAAGTCATCTGAAGGTGCCTCTTGAATCTCTCGGTGCTGGGTTGCCGAGCCTTTGAGGAACTCATCCAATTCGACAGCCTTGTACGCTGCGGTACCCGCTTCATCCTGTGATGTATGCTTTCCCAACCAAAAGAAGATGTCGTGAACGAGCTTCTCGGTACCATCATTACTGCCAATCCGTTCCGAGAAGAGTACGATAAAGCTATCGCCATCATAGAACTGGCCGTACTTTTCCTTTGGCCAAGGAATGACCTCGAATTGCTCAATGCGCCAGATAAGTAGCCCAGGCTCAACGCCAACTTTGCCATCATTCCAGGCTGGCTCCGTGAGCGCTGAATTGTACTTGACTTGATGGTCAATATCAGACCCGATTAGCTCCACGTTGCTATCCTTGATATCGTATTCCTTCAGATGAACGAGGCCTTGATTCGGTGCCATTTTTGTTTTGGCTAGGGTGAATGGAGTGTAAGAAGTTGTGATAACAATGCTGTACTGGTAGGTCTTGTCCCAAATGTTTTGAGGCGTTTGCAATTCTGAAACAAGCAAAGTCCTTGGCTGAGATGTCCTCTTTGTGTGAGATTGCTCCAAGCGGGGAGAGCATGTGCCCTGATTGGAGCTCACTTGATGACTGATCAACGAGGCGCTGAATGAGACCTGGCGATCTTTTGTTATTAGAACATGAATCAGATACAGTCGACAAGCTTCAATCACAAGTCAGATATGCCTGGTCCCAATGAATCACATAGATCAATCCACATTCATTAACAGTACTATTATCCAAACAAGCCGAAGACTCCGCGATGCCGTGGCCGGCCCTATGCTTTTGATCTGCCAAGTTTATCGAAGATTGTTTACTACACTTCCCACCATCACAGCGACCTCTCGGTCCCAATTGACTTCCGTCTTCGTTCTAGCTTTTGATCCCGTCAATGCGCTATGTAACTGGGATCCCTTGACAACAGCCTGGCGGATTGCGTCTCCAACCGTGTTCTTATTCGTTCGTAGGGTTCTAGCTACGACACCCCCACGATTGATGATGTCCTGCACACGCGTAGCGAGACTGCTGGCCATGGTCCTCCAGAAGAATGAGGCGAGACTTCCGGTCTCAAGATGGGCGAGAAGGAACTGAAGTAAGCTCGCTTGGGTCGGCTGGCTGGAGGTGGGGAGAAGAGGGTGGGCTGGAGGCTTTGTAGTCTCGAGGACAGCCTCAAGGGAGACCACGTTTTGACACTTGGCCATAACATCGGCCAAGGCCTTATCCAGTGTTGGTAGTTGGCCCAGAGAACGAGATAATGCCGTAATGCTAGCCTGTAGCGCCGATCGTATATAGGTTTCCAAAGACTgaagcagcagccttggaacCCATTTGTCGGGCTTGAACCCGGTGGTTGGCGATAGCAGGTAGAGTGCTGTCAAAGCAGATGCTGTCCGTgccttgatctcttcaacTTGTGCAAAGGTCGAGGTTGACTGCACAGAGAATTCGCGAATGGTGCGCTCCGCCCGCTCGCGAACTGATCGATCGATGGGGGTTACGACTGTATCCTGCAGACTCTTGACGGCGTCCACACGGTTGAGTCCAAAGCCTTCTTCACCGGGAGCTTTACGATCAAGTACTTCTCGTAGTGACACAATTGTGTAAGCACAGCGTACCAGGGCCCGATGGTCCTCCTTGCCGGTTCCGCTGTCGAGCTCCGAATGCTGAACCTCAAGCTGTCGACCAAGCTGCAAACATCGTCCAACCGAGCGGCCAAGCTTCAGGGTCTCCCATAACCGCAGAGCGACGAGCCTAACCTCGTCTGCCTCAGCATGTTTATCAATGacctccttctcaagctgGCGGTAGCTGTCGTTCAAGCTCTGGATCTGGCCATCCAATTCACCCACAATGTTCTTGGATGCTTGTGTCTGTTCCTGAGTATAATTGAGCAATGGGACGGCCGAGCGGGTCGTCAAGACATCGATATGCGAGTCAATCTCTTGAGCATCGAAAAGAACACGAGATAGGGGGGTAGAGAGGTCGAGGGGTGTATCGTTGGGGTTATTGGTCGAAACAACGAGCGTATTCGCAAAGGAAGCGGGGGAGAAATCAGGGTCGAGGAAGGTCTCATAGTCGATGTACGACGGTTCTTCGTCGGCTATGATGTCTTCTGCCATGTTATATATAGACGGATATGATCTCGATGTTGGCTCTCAATGTTACAACCGTTGACAGCTGGTAATGTTGGCGCAAGCTTAAAGTGTTCAATTGGCTCTTGGTGGATGTTCTGGAAGCTTGCTGGCCTTTTCGGGCATCGCTCTCCCGCAGGTACGTACCCTTCACCTGACCATTCTGTATCTCAGGCACTTGAAAGAAGGTCTTTGGCTTGGCGGCTCGGGCGGAGCAGAATGGATCCATCTCATCGCCGCGGGGATTAAACGTGCCTACTAACCATCCGTATGCACATTACAGTAGCAGCGGTATTAGCGGGAGAATTCCCTGTGCTTGGCACAGCAACCAATGAACACTTGAGCACGGAGCTCGCTACAGTGAGGTCATCACTACATGGGTGCTAGAAGTGGATAGACTCTGATGCCAGGTAATGGCATGATGCAGGTGCTTTGAAGAGTTGAATAGCCTCGGTT from Fusarium fujikuroi IMI 58289 draft genome, chromosome FFUJ_chr04 harbors:
- a CDS encoding related to severin, depolymerization of actin filaments; translated protein: MAPNQGLVHLKEYDIKDSNVELIGSDIDHQVKYNSALTEPAWNDGKVGVEPGLLIWRIEQFEVIPWPKEKYGQFYDGDSFIVLFSERIGSNDGTEKLVHDIFFWLGKHTSQDEAGTAAYKAVELDEFLKGSATQHREIQEAPSDDFLALFPRISIRSGGVESGFRHVEEEEEPKQTLTLLRVFKNPAAGANGLVVHEVEPTWTSLDDTDVFVLDVGDKIWVWQGKDCSPMEKAKAAQIVHDMTVAKHSEVEVIAQTESRSRRIIDLLGGDDETPRDGFHCKKPFTPRTTDKASKKLFRLSDASGQLSFGLVKEAERILHDDLESDDVFLLDDGRRAIWVWQGSGSSATEKKSWIKVAQAYVRHLQADSGYEDAYLMPVAKVVEGGESRAFTRALAA
- a CDS encoding related to COG5-conserved oligomeric golgi complex, whose product is MAEDIIADEEPSYIDYETFLDPDFSPASFANTLVVSTNNPNDTPLDLSTPLSRVLFDAQEIDSHIDVLTTRSAVPLLNYTQEQTQASKNIVGELDGQIQSLNDSYRQLEKEVIDKHAEADEVRLVALRLWETLKLGRSVGRCLQLGRQLEVQHSELDSGTGKEDHRALVRCAYTIVSLREVLDRKAPGEEGFGLNRVDAVKSLQDTVVTPIDRSVRERAERTIREFSVQSTSTFAQVEEIKARTASALTALYLLSPTTGFKPDKWVPRLLLQSLETYIRSALQASITALSRSLGQLPTLDKALADVMAKCQNVVSLEAVLETTKPPAHPLLPTSSQPTQASLLQFLLAHLETGSLASFFWRTMASSLATRVQDIINRGGVVARTLRTNKNTVGDAIRQAVVKGSQLHSALTGSKARTKTEVNWDREVAVMVGSVVNNLR